Proteins encoded in a region of the Anoxybacillus amylolyticus genome:
- the sdaAB gene encoding L-serine ammonia-lyase, iron-sulfur-dependent subunit beta, with protein MKYKSVFDIIGPIMIGPSSSHTAGAARIGRVARSLFGRQPKWAHIFFYGSFKETYKGHGTDVAIVGGLLDFDTFDERIKSSLQIAKQEGLVVTFYEEEAVPNHPNTAKIHIGDEHGELELVGISIGGGKIEITELNGFELKLSGHHPALLIMHNDRYGTIASVANVLAKYAINIGHMEVSRKEKGKEALMTIEVDQSIDDTIVKELEQLPHIIQVTKIVD; from the coding sequence ATGAAGTATAAAAGTGTATTTGACATTATCGGTCCGATTATGATTGGGCCATCGAGCTCGCATACAGCAGGCGCCGCAAGAATCGGCAGAGTGGCTCGCAGTTTATTTGGCAGACAACCGAAATGGGCGCATATTTTCTTTTACGGCTCGTTTAAGGAAACGTATAAAGGACATGGAACGGATGTGGCCATTGTCGGCGGCTTGTTAGATTTCGATACATTTGACGAGCGCATTAAATCGTCGCTGCAAATTGCTAAACAAGAAGGGCTTGTGGTGACTTTTTACGAAGAAGAAGCGGTGCCGAATCATCCAAACACTGCTAAAATTCATATCGGCGACGAACACGGGGAGCTAGAGCTTGTCGGTATTTCGATCGGCGGTGGCAAAATTGAAATTACCGAATTAAACGGTTTCGAATTAAAACTTTCTGGACATCATCCAGCGCTTCTCATTATGCACAACGACCGCTATGGTACAATTGCTTCGGTGGCAAATGTCCTCGCGAAATACGCCATTAATATCGGGCATATGGAAGTATCGCGAAAAGAAAAAGGGAAAGAGGCCCTTATGACGATTGAGGTTGATCAATCGATTGATGACACAATCGTGAAAGAATTAGAACAGCTTCCACATATTATTCAAGTGACGAAAATTGTTGATTAA
- a CDS encoding DAK2 domain-containing protein has protein sequence MTIRTLDGRRFANMVLKGAQHLANNAKAVDALNVFPVPDGDTGTNMNLSMTSGAKEVKAQPSEHIGKVASALAKGLLMGARGNSGVILSQLFRGFAKAVEGKQTITSTEFAAALETGVATAYKAVMKPVEGTILTVAKDAAKRAVAVAKKQPDIVAVMEEVVKEAKASLARTPDLLPVLKEVGVVDSGGQGLVYVYEGFLAELKGEAVEDLKTETVSMEELVKTEHHKSVQSHIHTDEIEFGYCTEFMVRFEADKLREQPFSEETFRQELSQFGDSLLVIADDELVKVHIHAEHPGEVLTYGQRYGSLLNIKIENMREQHANIVNEPKTDAKPKQKEPYGIVTIAMGNGIAELFKSIGAHAVIEGGQTMNPSTEEIVKAIESVHAETVFVLPNNKNIIMAAEQAASVVDNRVIVIPTKTVPQGMSAILAFNPSVAAEQNEKAMLAALSQVKTGQVTFAVRDTTIDGIEIAEGDYMGIADGKIVVSEKDKLNVAKQLLAALIDEDAELATILYGEDATEEEVAAIVHYLEETYPDVEVEVHNGEQPLYPFIFSVE, from the coding sequence GTGACAATTCGGACGTTAGACGGAAGACGTTTTGCCAATATGGTATTAAAGGGGGCGCAACATTTAGCAAACAATGCAAAAGCGGTGGACGCGCTCAACGTCTTTCCGGTCCCAGACGGAGATACAGGAACGAATATGAATTTATCGATGACTTCCGGTGCAAAAGAAGTCAAAGCACAGCCTTCAGAGCATATCGGCAAAGTGGCCAGTGCACTCGCGAAAGGATTGCTGATGGGGGCGCGTGGAAATTCTGGCGTCATTTTGTCGCAATTATTCCGCGGGTTTGCGAAAGCGGTAGAAGGAAAACAAACCATTACAAGCACAGAGTTTGCGGCAGCGCTAGAAACAGGGGTTGCTACTGCTTATAAGGCGGTCATGAAGCCGGTGGAAGGAACGATTTTAACGGTTGCGAAAGATGCGGCGAAACGCGCGGTGGCGGTCGCGAAAAAACAACCCGATATTGTAGCGGTGATGGAAGAAGTCGTAAAAGAAGCAAAAGCATCATTAGCGCGTACGCCTGACTTGCTTCCTGTGCTAAAAGAAGTCGGAGTTGTCGATAGCGGTGGTCAAGGGTTAGTGTATGTGTACGAAGGATTTTTAGCAGAACTAAAAGGGGAAGCGGTAGAAGACTTAAAAACCGAAACCGTTTCCATGGAAGAACTCGTCAAGACCGAACATCATAAAAGCGTGCAAAGCCATATTCATACTGATGAGATTGAGTTTGGTTATTGCACAGAGTTTATGGTTCGGTTTGAGGCGGACAAGCTTCGTGAGCAACCGTTTTCCGAAGAAACGTTCCGCCAAGAGTTAAGCCAATTTGGCGACTCGTTGCTAGTCATTGCCGACGACGAACTCGTGAAAGTCCATATTCACGCCGAGCATCCGGGTGAAGTGTTAACATATGGCCAACGTTATGGTAGCTTATTAAATATTAAAATCGAAAACATGCGCGAACAACATGCCAATATCGTCAATGAGCCAAAAACAGACGCCAAGCCAAAACAAAAGGAACCGTACGGAATCGTGACAATTGCGATGGGAAATGGCATTGCTGAACTGTTTAAAAGCATTGGAGCACATGCCGTCATCGAAGGCGGGCAGACGATGAATCCAAGCACGGAAGAAATCGTAAAAGCGATTGAAAGCGTTCATGCGGAAACAGTGTTTGTCTTGCCAAACAATAAAAACATTATTATGGCAGCAGAGCAGGCAGCATCAGTCGTTGACAACCGCGTCATCGTCATTCCGACGAAAACGGTTCCGCAAGGCATGTCCGCTATTTTAGCGTTCAATCCGTCCGTAGCGGCAGAACAAAACGAAAAAGCGATGCTTGCAGCGCTATCACAAGTAAAAACGGGACAAGTCACATTTGCCGTGCGCGATACAACGATTGATGGAATCGAAATTGCAGAAGGCGATTATATGGGCATTGCCGACGGAAAAATTGTCGTATCAGAAAAAGATAAATTAAACGTTGCGAAACAGTTGCTTGCAGCGTTAATCGACGAAGACGCTGAACTTGCGACGATATTATATGGAGAAGACGCAACAGAAGAAGAAGTGGCGGCAATCGTCCATTATTTAGAAGAAACATACCCAGACGTGGAAGTGGAAGTACATAACGGTGAACAACCGTTATATCCGTTTATCTTTTCTGTTGAATAA
- the sdaAA gene encoding L-serine ammonia-lyase, iron-sulfur-dependent, subunit alpha gives MFRNVAELVELAESQQIKIAEVMIRQEIEVTGRSREEIFAQMDKNLQVMEQAVMRGLEGVSSHSGLTGGDAVLLQTYIRQGRFLSGETILDAVSKAVATNEVNAAMGIICATPTAGSAGVVPGTLFAVKEKLQPTREQMIEFLFTAGAFGFVVANNASISGAAGGCQAEVGSATGMAAAALVEMAGGTPSQAAEAMAIALKNMLGLVCDPVAGLVEVPCVKRNAMGAANAMVAADMALAGIKSRIPCDEVIDAMYRIGETMPTALKETAQGGLAATPTGRALAAKIFGVSQT, from the coding sequence ATGTTTCGAAATGTGGCGGAATTAGTGGAATTGGCAGAAAGCCAACAAATCAAAATTGCCGAAGTGATGATTCGGCAAGAAATCGAGGTAACTGGAAGAAGCAGAGAAGAAATTTTTGCGCAAATGGATAAAAATTTACAAGTAATGGAACAGGCGGTGATGAGAGGGTTAGAAGGCGTTTCCTCGCACTCTGGCTTAACGGGCGGTGATGCCGTTTTATTGCAAACCTATATTCGCCAAGGACGGTTTTTATCAGGTGAAACAATTTTAGACGCGGTCAGTAAAGCCGTCGCTACGAACGAAGTCAATGCGGCGATGGGGATCATTTGCGCAACGCCGACTGCTGGGTCTGCTGGTGTTGTGCCAGGGACGTTGTTTGCGGTGAAAGAGAAATTGCAGCCAACGCGAGAGCAAATGATTGAATTTTTATTTACCGCCGGTGCGTTTGGCTTCGTTGTCGCCAACAACGCTTCGATTTCTGGAGCAGCCGGCGGCTGTCAAGCAGAGGTTGGTTCTGCAACCGGAATGGCAGCAGCAGCGCTTGTTGAAATGGCTGGCGGAACGCCAAGTCAAGCAGCAGAAGCGATGGCGATTGCCTTAAAAAATATGTTAGGATTAGTATGTGACCCTGTTGCCGGCTTAGTAGAAGTACCTTGTGTGAAACGGAATGCGATGGGGGCAGCGAATGCGATGGTAGCGGCCGATATGGCACTTGCCGGCATTAAAAGCCGTATCCCGTGCGACGAAGTCATCGACGCGATGTATCGTATCGGTGAAACGATGCCGACCGCTTTAAAAGAAACTGCTCAAGGGGGGTTAGCAGCAACGCCGACGGGTCGCGCGTTAGCGGCGAAAATTTTCGGCGTTTCACAGACGTGA
- the recG gene encoding ATP-dependent DNA helicase RecG: MNRWQQPVTEIKGIGEETSEAFREMGIETIGDLFMYFPFRYEDYEVRDLADVKHEEKVTVEGKVHSEPSLTYYARKKSRLTFRLLVDRYLITVTCFNRPYLKTKLAINETVTVTGKWDQHRQTITAMEIRFGALSEKRELEPVYSTRGALTVKGMRRFMKLALEQFGAAIEETLPPSLMQAYRLWPKKDALAAIHFPSSHEALKQARRRLVYEEFLLFQLKMHALRKIQREQSKGIAHDFPLEKWQQFIEQLPFPLTGAQQRVVREIIKDMRSPYRMNRLLQGDVGSGKTVVAAIALYATVLSGYQGALMVPTEILAEQHAQSLRQLLEPVGVSVELLTSSVKGKRRKELLEKLMTGQLDIVIGTHALIQEDVNFHRLGLVITDEQHRFGVEQRRVLREKGESPDVLFMTATPIPRTLAITAFGEMDVSVIDEMPAGRKKVETYWVKHNMLERVLQFIDKEVQKGRQAYVICPLIEESEKLDVQNAIDVHSMLVHHYRGKYQIGLMHGRLSAEEKEEVMKAFSRNDVHILVSTTVVEVGVNVPNATVMVIYDAERFGLAQLHQLRGRVGRGSEQSYCILVADPKSETGKERMRIMTETNDGFVLSEKDLELRGPGDFFGTKQSGMPEFKLGDVVHDYRILEVARSDAAKLIHSRAFWQEDAYRPLRTYLEQSGVLNGEKLD, encoded by the coding sequence GTGAATAGATGGCAACAACCTGTTACAGAAATAAAAGGAATTGGCGAAGAAACGAGCGAAGCGTTTCGTGAGATGGGCATTGAAACAATTGGCGATTTATTCATGTATTTTCCATTTCGTTATGAAGATTATGAAGTTCGTGATTTAGCGGACGTGAAGCATGAGGAAAAAGTAACGGTCGAGGGGAAGGTTCATAGCGAACCTTCTCTTACGTATTATGCCCGCAAAAAATCGCGCCTAACATTTCGTCTGCTCGTCGATCGGTATTTAATTACAGTCACTTGCTTTAATCGACCATATTTAAAAACGAAGCTTGCGATCAACGAAACGGTGACGGTCACCGGAAAATGGGATCAACATCGCCAAACGATTACGGCGATGGAAATAAGATTTGGCGCACTCTCAGAAAAGCGGGAACTAGAACCGGTCTACTCGACAAGAGGAGCGCTTACCGTCAAAGGGATGCGCCGGTTTATGAAATTAGCGTTAGAGCAATTTGGGGCGGCCATTGAAGAAACGCTCCCACCGTCGCTTATGCAAGCATATCGGTTATGGCCGAAAAAAGACGCGCTCGCCGCAATTCATTTCCCTTCCTCGCATGAAGCGTTGAAACAAGCGCGGCGGCGCCTCGTCTATGAAGAGTTTTTATTATTCCAACTAAAAATGCACGCACTCCGCAAAATTCAGCGCGAACAGTCCAAAGGAATCGCCCATGACTTTCCGCTAGAAAAATGGCAGCAATTTATCGAGCAACTTCCGTTTCCGTTAACAGGCGCCCAGCAGCGAGTCGTTCGTGAAATCATAAAGGATATGCGCTCCCCATACCGAATGAACCGTCTATTGCAAGGGGACGTCGGTTCTGGAAAAACGGTCGTTGCTGCTATCGCTTTATATGCGACCGTATTGTCTGGCTACCAAGGGGCATTAATGGTGCCGACGGAAATTTTAGCGGAGCAGCATGCACAATCGCTTCGCCAGCTGTTAGAGCCGGTAGGTGTATCGGTCGAACTACTAACAAGCTCGGTCAAAGGAAAGCGGAGAAAAGAGCTGCTTGAAAAGCTGATGACAGGGCAACTCGATATCGTCATTGGGACGCATGCGCTCATTCAAGAGGACGTGAATTTTCACCGGCTTGGGTTAGTCATCACGGACGAGCAGCATCGCTTTGGGGTGGAACAGCGGCGCGTTTTGCGCGAAAAAGGCGAATCACCAGATGTATTGTTTATGACCGCCACCCCTATCCCGCGAACGTTAGCCATCACTGCCTTTGGCGAAATGGACGTTTCTGTGATTGATGAAATGCCGGCAGGACGCAAAAAAGTAGAAACGTATTGGGTCAAGCATAACATGCTAGAGCGTGTGTTACAGTTTATCGACAAAGAAGTGCAAAAAGGGCGGCAAGCGTACGTCATTTGCCCGCTTATTGAAGAATCGGAAAAATTGGACGTGCAAAACGCGATTGACGTTCATAGCATGCTCGTTCACCATTACCGAGGCAAATACCAAATTGGTTTAATGCACGGTCGTCTTTCGGCAGAAGAAAAAGAGGAAGTGATGAAGGCGTTCAGCCGTAACGACGTCCACATTTTAGTTTCGACAACCGTCGTCGAAGTCGGCGTCAACGTTCCAAACGCGACGGTAATGGTCATTTATGATGCCGAACGGTTCGGATTGGCGCAGCTCCATCAGCTCCGTGGGCGCGTCGGACGGGGGAGTGAACAATCGTATTGTATTCTTGTTGCCGATCCGAAATCGGAAACGGGGAAAGAGCGGATGCGGATTATGACGGAAACGAACGATGGCTTTGTGTTGTCCGAAAAAGATTTGGAGCTTCGTGGGCCTGGTGACTTTTTCGGCACGAAACAAAGCGGCATGCCAGAATTTAAATTAGGCGATGTCGTGCACGACTACCGCATTTTAGAAGTAGCGCGGAGCGATGCGGCGAAGCTCATTCATTCTCGCGCTTTTTGGCAAGAAGACGCGTATCGTCCGCTGCGGACGTATTTAGAGCAGTCGGGCGTGTTGAATGGCGAAAAATTAGATTAG